A section of the Mangifera indica cultivar Alphonso chromosome 12, CATAS_Mindica_2.1, whole genome shotgun sequence genome encodes:
- the LOC123193133 gene encoding uncharacterized protein LOC123193133 encodes MYVYTLFAVIQLVNFFDNACDVPMLNGDNYKIWKENVLLQLECMEIDYAIRKDEPIAPTKTSTQAKVALYEQWERSNRLSMMFLRRRISVSIRGSILECNNAKQLLKAIDEQFESSDKAYVSTLMIKLSSIKITSVRGVRKHLM; translated from the coding sequence ATGTATGTTTATACTTTATTTGCAGTTATTCAACTTGTGAATTTCTTTGATAATGCATGTGATGTTCCTATGTTGAATGGTGATAACTATAAGATTTGGAAAGAGAACgttcttcttcaattagagTGTATGGAAATTGATTATGCCATTAGGAAGGATGAACCAATTGCACCTACAAAAACTAGCACTCAGGCTAAAGTTGCATTATATGAACAATGGGAGCGATCTAATCGCTTAAGTATGATGTTCCTTAGGAGACGTATATCTGTTAGTATTCGTGGTTCAATCCTTGAGTGTAACAATGCCAAACAATTactgaaggctattgatgaacaatttgagtcttcagataaagcTTATGTCAGCACTCTTATGATAAAGTTATCATCAATAAAGATTACCAGTGTTAGAGGTGTGCGTAAGCACCTTATGTAG